A single genomic interval of Odontesthes bonariensis isolate fOdoBon6 chromosome 3, fOdoBon6.hap1, whole genome shotgun sequence harbors:
- the rbck1 gene encoding ranBP-type and C3HC4-type zinc finger-containing protein 1 → MASEVTPKVHLKEAEELALSLSEALSSGDTEEAVKVCKRLSELSVPVSVSINSQVYPQDTIRLKVGVEDAQSDTYIPVTVVVSSGMTIAQLKDKVSHDFGFHPSLQRWVIGKRLAQDQETLYGHGIHKNEDQAFLFILSAHAAHLTRHQQKLDQEQQRLEGIMQSVQLCPRGLSGGGGDKTAPPPETEDTPPPLPPRAPINATKPPVARKPQLGWACKMCTYVNKPTRPGCEICGGERPEDYKVPDIYQPDEEEVLRIQQEQLAMLQYEQVRQEERQQNYLRLLETEDKNLISNTTETDCPICFSPLLPGEGIVLRECLHTFCRDCLKGTIVNSQDAEVCCPDNCDSKLLDREIIELLTEEEHQRFLELRLSIAESRSEHSFHCQTPNCRGWCIYEDEVNEFHCDLCNEINCILCRAIHEGMNCKDYQDDLRIRAENDQAAQQTKQMLESLLQNGEAMKCPRCDIIVQKKDGCDWICCLMCKTEICWVTKQARWGPNGRGDTSGGCRCRVNNAPCHPNCQNCH, encoded by the exons ATGGCCTCTGAAGTTACACCGAAAGTTCATTTGAAAGAGG CAGAGGAACTTGCCCTGTCTCTGAGTGAGGCCCTCAGCAGCGGGGACACCGAGGAAGCTGTCAAAGTGTGCAAAAGGCTGTCCGAACTCTCTGTTCCAGTGTCGGTCAGCATCAACAGCCAGGTCTACCCGCAGGACACCATCAG GTTGAAGGTTGGAGTGGAGGATGCTCAGTCAGATACCTACATACCTGTGACTGTGGTGGTTTCTTCTGGCATGACAATTGCACAACTTAAAGACAAG GTGAGCCATGACTTCGGGTTTCACCCGTCACTACAGCGCTGGGTGATTGGCAAGCGGCTAGCTCAAGACCAGGAGACGTTATACGGCCACGGTATCCATAAGAACGAGGACCAGGCTTTCCTGTTCATCCTCTCCGCCCATGCTGCTCATCTCACACGGCATCAGCAGAAGCTGGACCAGGAGCAGCAACGGCTGGAGG GTATCATGCAGTCTGTTCAGCTTTGTCCCAGAGGGCTCAGCGGAGGTGGTGGTGACAAAACCGCTCCTCCTCCAGAAACCGAAGACActcctccacctcttcctcctAGAGCTCCTATTAATGCTACTAAGCCCCCTGTTGCTCGTAAGCCTCAG TTGGGCTGGGCCTGTAAGATGTGCACGTATGTCAACAAGCCAACACGTCCTGGCTGTGAGATATGTGGAGGGGAGAGGCCAGAGGATTATAAGGTGCCGGACATCTACCAGccagatgaggaggaagttctaCGGATACAACAGGAACAGCTGGCCATGTTGCAGTATGAACAG GTTCGGCAGGAGGAACGGCAGCAGAACTATTTGCGCTTGTTGGAAACAGAAGACAAGAACCTTATCTCCAACACCACGGAGACAGATTGCCCCATTTGCTTCTCTCCTCTGCTTCCAGGAGAAGGCATCGTGCTCAGAGAATGTCTGCACACCTTCTGCAG GGACTGTCTAAAAGGCACAATAGTGAACAGCCAAGATGCTGAGGTGTGTTGTCCGGACAATTGTGACAGCAAGCTACTGGACCGAGAGATCATAGAG CTGCTCACAGAAGAGGAGCACCAGCGTTTTTTGGAGCTGCGCCTGAGCATTGCTGAGAGCCGCTCGGAGCACAGCTTCCATTGTCAGACTCCCAACTGTCGAGGGTGGTGCATCTACGAGGATGAAGTCAATGAGTTCCACTGCGACCTCTGCAATGAAATCAACTGCATTCTCTGTCGG GCCATCCATGAGGGCATGAATTGTAAAGACTATCAAGATGACCTGCGTATCCGAGCAGAGAATGACCAAGCAGCTCAGCAAACTAAGCAGATGCTGGAG AGCTTGCTGCAGAATGGAGAAGCCATGAAATGCCCACGGTGTGACATCATCGTCCAAAAAAAAGATGGCTGCGATTGGATCTGCTGTTTGATGTGCAAGACAGAAATCTGTTGGGTCACCAAACAAGCTCGATGGGGACCAAAT GGCAGGGGCGACACATCCGGTGGTTGTAGATGTCGAGTCAATAATGCGCCTTGTCACCCTAACTGCCAAAACTGCCACTGA
- the tbc1d20 gene encoding TBC1 domain family member 20 → MERPRRQGASSPVNGRQAWDTRRKRKIADISQALSANPVDVATLRRMAISEGGLLTDEIRCQVWPRLLNVPPHLLDQEPETVERENNKDYNQVLLDVQRSLRRFPPGMPDEQREGLQEELIDIILRVLKRNSQLHYYQGYHDIVVTFLLVVGERLATALVEKLSTHHLRDFMDPTMDNTKHILNYLMPIIDRVNPEVHDFMQQAEVGTVFALSWLITWFGHVLSDFRHVVRLYDFFLACHPLMPIYFAAVIVLHREEEVLECECDMAMVHHLLSQIPQDLPYETLISRAGDLFVQFPPSEMAREAAAHESMAASTFKDFELASTQQRPDSVLRRRRRQKQAAMESSAVSPVGAVAQPSTARRFVRLAVMGLTVALGAAALAVVNTALGWAPKLDLFP, encoded by the exons atggagagacCTAGACGTCAGGGTGCATCGTCGCCGGTGAATGGAAGGCAAG CCTGGGACACCAGACGGAAGAGGAAGATTGCGGACATCTCACAGGCCCTCAGTGCGAATCCAGTGGATGTAGCAACTCTGAGGAGGATGGCTATCAGTGAGGGAGGACTGCTGACCGATGAGATACGCTGTCAAGTCTGGCCCAGGCTCCTCAACGTGCCTCCTCACCTCTTGGATCAGGAGCCCG AAACAGTGGAGCGGGAAAACAACAAAGACTACAACCAGGTCTTGCTGGATGTCCAGCGTTCGCTGCGAAGGTTTCCGCCGG GTATGCCAGACGAGCAGAGAGAAGGTCTTCAGGAAGAGCTAATTGACATCATCCTCAGAGTTCTTAAACGTAACTCGCAGCTGCATTATTACCAAGGATACCACGACATTGTTGTCACCTTCTTATTGGTCGTGGGAGAGCGCCTGGCAACTGCTCTCGTAGAGAAGCTCTCCACACATCACCTCAG GGATTTCATGGATCCCACGATGGACAACACGAAACACATACTTAATTATCTGATGCCCATCATTGACAGGGTCAACCCAGAGGTGCATGACTTCATGCAGCA GGCAGAGGTGGGTACAGTCTTCGCTCTCAGCTGGCTAATTACTTGGTTCGGCCACGTGTTATCAGACTTCCGCCACGTTGTACGGTTGTATGACTTCTTCTTGGCCTGCCATCCATTGATGCCCATTTACTTTGCTGCTGTG ATTGTGCTGCACAGAGAGGAGGAGGTGTTGGAGTGTGAATGCGATATGGCCATGGTCCACCACCTGCTGTCTCAGATTCCTCAGGATCTGCCGTACGAGACACTCATCAGCCGAGCAGGAGACCtctttgtccagtttcctccatCTGAAATGGCAAGAGAGGCTGCTGCACATGAAAG CATGGCAGCATCTACCTttaaggactttgaacttgcaTCGACTCAACAACGACCAGACTCAGTTCTTCGTCGCAGACGAAGACAGAAACAGGCTGCCATGGAGAGCTCAGCAGTGAGCCCAGTAGGGGCAGTTGCTCAACCTTCAACAGCACGGCGGTTTGTCAGATTGGCAGTGATGGGTCTGACGGTGGCTTTAGGAGCAGCAGCGCTTGCTGTGGTCAATACGGCTCTGGGGTGGGCGCCCAAACTGGACTTATTTCCTTGA